The sequence TTCGGCGAGACCTTCGGCCGGCGCCCTGCGGAGCCGCTCTCCTGGTTCGAGGAGGGCGCCGAGCCCAATGCCGACATGTGGGCGACGGCCGCTGAGACGCGGGAGCAGATCGTCGGCCTCTACCACCGGGCATGGGCCCACGCGGATGCGACCATCGAGGCGCTGCCGCTGGACGCCCTCGGGCACGTGCCCTGGTTTCCGGAGGACCGGCGGGAGGTGACGCTGCACCGGATCCTGGTGCACGTGATCGCCGAGACCAACCGCCATGCCGGGCACGCCGACATCGCGCGCGAGCTCATCGACGGTGTGGTGGGGCTCCGCAGGGACAACTCCAACATGGCCCCGGGTGACCCGGACTGGTGGGAGGGCTACCGCGGCCGGCTGGAGCACGCCGCCCATGAGGCCTCGGCCGGCACGACCAGGTAGCCGCCGCACCGCCTCGACGGCCGGGTCCTCGATCGGGGCGCCCGAGACCGCGGGGGCACGGTCCTGGTGCTCATCGCTCCAGGGATCTCACGGCCTCCGGCGTGCTCACCCGCCACACCAGCCGGCCGCTGTCGTGGTCGCGGCAGAGGTGGCTCTCGACGCGTCCGAAGGGCCGGCCGCAGGTGCTGCAGTGGTGGTCGGGGTGCTTCACGTCGCCACAAGCGTGATCTCACGGATCGCGTTCGGCGGCCGTACGGAAGGACAGAAGACCCCTGTCCGCCGACGCGGTCGGGGTGATCGGCTCCTTCGTCGGTGACGTCGCCGCCCACCTGCGAGCCGGCGATCGTGCCATCGCCGCACCGCTGATGCTCGAGGTGCTCGCCATCGCCGCCCTGGTGCTGCGCATCGCCTCCGCGTGAACCGGGCGGCCGACCAGCCCGACGCCCGCCGGCCTCGCGGCCGCGGCCGGTGAGGTGCCCTCGGGTGGATCCGATCGGCGGTGGTGGGCCGGCCTGGCCGCCTCGGGGTTCGCGCCATCACGGGCGGCAGCCGCTGGTCGCCCGGGGGTGTGCTCGGGAGTTCCGGTCAACTCCATCAGCGGCGCCTGGTCGAGCTGCGTGCGCGAGGCGATCCCGAGCTTTGTGAAGACCTTGTGCAGGTGGTACTCGACGGTGCGCGGGCTGATGAAGAGCCGGGCGGCGATCACCTGGTTGGAGTGGCCGGCCTGGGCGAGGCCCGCGATCTGCAGCTCCTGCGGGGTGAGCTCGTAGGCCGTCTCCACGCTCCGCTTGCGGGCGTGCTCGCCGGTGGCGAGGAGCTCGCGGTCGGCGCGCGCGGCGAAGCCCTCGGCGCCCATGGACACGAACATGTCGCGGGCGGTGCGCAGCTGCTCACGCGCCTCCACCCGCCGGCGCTCGCGGCGCAGCCATTCGCCGTAGAGGAGGTGGGCCCGGGCGAGCTGCGCGGTTGCCCGGCAGCGGCCCAGCCGCTCGATGGCCTCGCGGTGGAGCTCGTCGGCGACCTCGCCGTCGCTGAGCAGCGCCCGGCAGCGGGCCTCGAAGCCGAGCGCCCACTCGGTCCCGCTCGCCTGGGTCTGCTCGGAGAGCCGGACGAGCGCCGCGGCGGCGAGCTCGGGCTCGCCGGCCCGCACCGCAGCCTCGATGTACTCGGGGAGCACCCGGGTGGCGAAGAGCTCCTGGTGCTCGCACGCCTGCCGGGCGGCGGCGAGCGCCTCCGCATAGTTGCCCCGGCCATTCTCCAGCACCGCGGTGGCGTACTCGGTGAAGGTGATGAGCATCCCCTCGCCGCGGGCCTCGGCGTCCCGGACGCAGGCGTCGATCAGCGCCGCCGTCTCCGCCTCCCGCCCCCGCCAGGCGGCGAGCTTGAGGGCGCCGTAGCTGACCCGCGCGCCGGCGGTGGCCTCGGTGATGGCGGCCGCCTCCTCGATCAGGACCGCCGCCGTGGCGAACTCGCCGGCGTGCACGTTGAGGCCGGCGAGCTGGTTGAGGGCGATGGGCAGCCGGGAGAGCGCTCCCGCCTCGCGGGCGCGCTCCACCTCGCGGATGGCCAGGGCATAGGTGGCGTCGTCATCCCACACGTCCGCGGCGGTGCTCCAGGCGAGACCCAGCCATCGGACCTCGTCATCCTCCTGGAAGGTCCCCAGGGCGCGCCGCAGGAGGGGCACACCGGCGGCCCAGCCGTCGGTGAGCAGGGTCGCCAGGCCGTCGAGGAGGAGGTCGACCGCCCGGGGCGCACCCCGCACCGGAGGCGCCAGCCGGGCCGCCTCGGCGGCGTCCAGGACCCCCCGGCCGCCGCCGAGCCGGCCGGCGAACATCGCCGCCTCCAGTGCCTGCAGGTGGGTCTCGCGGGCCAGCCGGGGATCGAGGGGCTCGAGCCGCCGGGCCGCCCTGATGAGCAGCGGCGGGGCGTCGCTGCCGCGGCTGGTGGCGAAGGTGATCTCGGCGCGCAGCAACTCCAGCCGGCCCCCCTGCAGCGGGTCGAGCGGCCCTGCCTCGGCCAGGGACAGGAGGCCCAGGGCAGCGTCCGGCGCCCCCGACCGCAGCTTGGCGCCGGCGGCGGCGAGGGTGCGCGCAGCCCGGCGGGCGGGGTCGGGGGTGAGGGCCGCGGCCCGCTCCAGGAAGGCCGCCGCCGCCGCCAGGCCGCCGCGAGCCTGGGCCCGGTCCGCGGAGCTCTCCAGGTCGCCGGCGACCTCCTCGTCGGATTCGAGGGCCGCCTCGGCCCGGTGCCAGGCGCGACGGGCGGGATTGAGGTCGGGGTCGAGGGCATCGGCGATCGCGCGATGGGCGTCGCGGCATTCGTCGGGCGATGCGGCGCGGTGCACCGCAGAGCGCACCAGCGGGTGACGGAAGCCGACCTGCGCGCCGATGTGGAGCAGCCCGTCGGCCTCGGCCGGGGCGGCGGCGTCGGGGCCGATCCCCATCCGCTCCGCCGCACGCCAGAGCAGCTCCGGCTCGCCGCAGGGCTCGACCGCCGCGATCAGGAGCAGCCGGCGGGTGTCCTCGGGGAGGGCCTGGATGCGGCGCAGGAAGCTCTCCTCGATCCGGCCGGTCAGCGGCTGCGGGGCGGTCAGCCCGAAGCCGCCGGCGAGGTCGGCGGGCGTCAGGCTGCGGGGTAGCTCGAGGAGGGCGAGGGGGTTGCCCTGGGCCTCGGCGACGATGCGGTCGCGCACCCGCTCGTCGAGCCGGCCCGGGATCGCCGCGCCGATCAGCATGCGGGCGTCGGCGTCGGCCAGACCGGTGAGCTCCAGCTCGTGGATCCCCGCGAACTCGCCCGGGGGACTGGGGTCGCGCACCGCGAAGAAGAGCGCGACCGGCGCCGCGTGGAGGCGGCGGCCCACGAACGCCAGCACCTGTGCGGAGGCCTGGTCCAGCCAGTGGGCATCCTCGACGATCCCCAGCAGGGGCCGGTCCTCGGCAACCTCGCCGAGCAGCCTCAGCACCGCCAGGCCGACGAGGAAGCGATCCGGGGCGGCGCCGGCGGTCAGACCGAAGGCCGCACTGAGCGCGTCGCGTTGCGGCCCGGGGAGGCGGTGGAGGCGGCCGAGCATCTGCCCGCAGAACTGGTGGAGCCCGGAGAAGGCGAGCACCATCTCCGACTGGACGCCGGTGGCACGCGCGTGCCGGAAGCCCGACGCGGACGCCGTCGCGTGGGCGAGGAGCGCGGACTTGCCGATCCCCGGAGCGCCACGCACCACCAGAGCGCCGCTCCCCCCGGAGCGGACCGAGGCGAGCAGATCGTCGATGGCCTGGCGCTCTCGGCGCCGGCCGTGCAGCGCGACCCTCATGCGGTTTCCCGGGTCCGGGTGCCGGTCATGGAGACAGCGTGCGGTGCGCAGGGGGCTTTCCGCCACGTCCTGCTGGGGGAAATGGGGTGACCGGCGTTACCCGAGGCAGCCGCGGTGCCACCGTCGACGGGTGGCCTCCTGTCCCGACAGGACAGGCAGGTGAGAACAGGGTGCCCTCCGAGGACTGGCAAACACCGACGAGATCTTGTAGGATCGCCGCCCAAGGAGGCTGGCGTGACCGCGGCTCTCGACTTCGGCATCCCCGGGCTGAACCTGGCCCCAGGCGATCACGTCTGTGCGCTCTACATGGGCGCGGCCGAGCGTGACGCGATCCTCTTCCCCTTCCTCCAGGCCGGTCTGCGCTCGGGCCACACGTGCATCTGCATGATCGACGACCGGACCGAGGTGGTACGGGCCGGGCTCTGCGACGGAGCTGACGTCGACGCCTGCATCGCATCCGGGCAGCTGGAGATCCACACGTCGCCGGCGGCGCATCAGGGCGTCGTCGCCGGCCGGTTCACCCCCGAGGACATGATCCACTTCCTGGAGGACTGGGTCGGAAGGGCGATGCACGGCGACGTCCAGTTCGCCCGCGTGGTCGGCGAGATGACCTGGGGCCTCCGCGACCTCACCGGACTCGACGAGCTGTGGCGCTTCGAATCCGAGTTCAACCGCTACGTGCTGCGGTACCCGCAGTGGGGGCTCTGCCTCTACGACCTCGAGCGCTTCGGCGGCGGCATCCTCGTCGACGTGCTCAAGACCCATCCCAAGATCCTGCTCGGCGGCATGGTGCTCCACAACCCGCACTACCTCACCCCGGACGAGTTTCTCGCCCAGAGGAGTTGACCCGAGCGACCCATCCCGAAGAGGGGGACGACACCGGCGCCTCGCTGCGTGGCCAGCTCTCCAACCTCCAGGGCCTCCTCGTCCTGTCGATGCGGATGACCGAGACCGGGGATGAGCAGCGGATCCTCCACCTGGCGACCACCGCGGTGCCCTCACTGAGCGCGTGCCGCCTCTGTGGCGTGCACCTCATCGACGGGGGGTGGCGGGCCACCGCCGGTGCGTGCGAGCGTGCCGAGGTGCGCGCCGACCTCGAGGCGCAGTTCGCCGTGCTCAGCAGCGCCGGTGGGGCGGTGGCGATCCTCCACGAGGCCTGGGCCTGGGCCTTCAGCCTGCGCAGCATCCAGGGGCATTTCGGCTTTCTCCTGGTGAGCGCCGCCGCGGAGCCGCCCCCCTCACAGCAGTTCCTGCTGCGGGTGCTGGCCCAGCAGACCGGGATCGCGCTCGCCAATGCCCGTCGGGACGCCCACGAGCGGGCCAGCGCCGCCGAGCTGAAGGCGGCGAACGGCGCGCTTGCGGGCACGGTCCACGCCCTCGAGCAGAGCACCGCGATCCACCAGCGTCTCACCCAGGTCGCGATGGCGGTGGAGGGTGAGGCGGGCATCGCACGGGCGATCCACGAGCTCACCGGCTACCCGGTCGCCGTCGAGGATCGGCGCGGGCACCTGCGTGCCTGGGCGGGGCCCGACCGCCCCACCGTCGCTCCGGCGATGTCCCGCGAGCGCCGCGAGCGGATGCTCCGACGGGCGCTGGCCGAAGCCAGGCCGATCCGCGACGGCGACCGCCTGCTCACCGTGGTCAGCCCGCGCCGCGACGTGCTCGGCGTGCTGGCGCTCATCGATCCCGCCGACACCGCGGGGGTCGTGGAGCAGGTGGCGCTGGAGCACGGCGCCACCGTGCTCGGCATGGAGCTGGCCCGCCTGCGCAGCCTCGCCGAGACCGAGCTGCGGCTGCGCCGTGACCTGGTCGAGGAGCTGCTCACCGGCATCGACGACGAACGCGCGCTGGCTCGGGCCGAGGCGCTCGGCTACGACCTCCGGCGGCCCCACCGTGTCGCCGTCGTCGAGCCCGGGATCAACCGGCAGGACGATGACGACGCCTTCTTCGACGCGGTCCGTCGGGCCACGGTCGCCGGCGACCCCGGACCGCTCATGGTCGCCCGCGGGGGCGTCGTGGTGGTGGTCTCGCACGCGGAGAGCGACTGGGAGGAGTTGCGCGCCGCGGTGCTCGCCCACCTGTCCGCAGGGCGGTGCCGCATCGGCGTCGGAGGCAGCTGCGACCACCCCGCCGACCTCCCGCGCTCCCACCGCGAGGCCCAGCTCGCGCTGCGCGTGCAGCGAGGCTCCGGCGGCCCCGACCAGACGACCCTCTTCGACCAGCTCGGCGTCTACCGGCTGCTCGCGGACGTGCGCGAGCAGGAGGGCGTCGACCGCTTCGTCCGGGAGTGGCTGGGCACGCTGCTCGACTACGACGAGGGCAGGGGAGGGGACCTGGTCGCCACCATCGGCCGCTACCTGGAGTGCGGCGGCAGCTACGACGCCACCGCGGCGGCGCTCGGGGTGCACCGCAGCACGCTGAAGTACCGGCTGCAGCGCATCCGCGAGATCTCCGGGCGCGACCTCACCGATCCCGACACCTGCTTCAACCTGATGCTGGCCTCACGCGCCCGGGCCACGCTCACCGCAATGCGCGCCGCCGATCCCTGACGGCCGTCCCACGCTGGCCGGCCGGGCAGGGTCAGGCCTGTGCGTGGGAGGGACGATCACCTCGATCGGACCGGTCAGCGGAACCTCAGGACGTCGACCTTCAAGCTCTTGACGGTGTAGTTCTCGCCGCCCTTCGAGCATGAGTTGCCGAACTTCGCGGTCAGCTTGTGCGGGGTGTCCCGGCCCGGCTCGCTGAGCGTGCCGATGATGAAGGGCATGGTGACGGTACCCGA comes from Candidatus Dormiibacterota bacterium and encodes:
- a CDS encoding helix-turn-helix domain-containing protein → MTRATHPEEGDDTGASLRGQLSNLQGLLVLSMRMTETGDEQRILHLATTAVPSLSACRLCGVHLIDGGWRATAGACERAEVRADLEAQFAVLSSAGGAVAILHEAWAWAFSLRSIQGHFGFLLVSAAAEPPPSQQFLLRVLAQQTGIALANARRDAHERASAAELKAANGALAGTVHALEQSTAIHQRLTQVAMAVEGEAGIARAIHELTGYPVAVEDRRGHLRAWAGPDRPTVAPAMSRERRERMLRRALAEARPIRDGDRLLTVVSPRRDVLGVLALIDPADTAGVVEQVALEHGATVLGMELARLRSLAETELRLRRDLVEELLTGIDDERALARAEALGYDLRRPHRVAVVEPGINRQDDDDAFFDAVRRATVAGDPGPLMVARGGVVVVVSHAESDWEELRAAVLAHLSAGRCRIGVGGSCDHPADLPRSHREAQLALRVQRGSGGPDQTTLFDQLGVYRLLADVREQEGVDRFVREWLGTLLDYDEGRGGDLVATIGRYLECGGSYDATAAALGVHRSTLKYRLQRIREISGRDLTDPDTCFNLMLASRARATLTAMRAADP
- a CDS encoding AAA family ATPase, with product MRVALHGRRRERQAIDDLLASVRSGGSGALVVRGAPGIGKSALLAHATASASGFRHARATGVQSEMVLAFSGLHQFCGQMLGRLHRLPGPQRDALSAAFGLTAGAAPDRFLVGLAVLRLLGEVAEDRPLLGIVEDAHWLDQASAQVLAFVGRRLHAAPVALFFAVRDPSPPGEFAGIHELELTGLADADARMLIGAAIPGRLDERVRDRIVAEAQGNPLALLELPRSLTPADLAGGFGLTAPQPLTGRIEESFLRRIQALPEDTRRLLLIAAVEPCGEPELLWRAAERMGIGPDAAAPAEADGLLHIGAQVGFRHPLVRSAVHRAASPDECRDAHRAIADALDPDLNPARRAWHRAEAALESDEEVAGDLESSADRAQARGGLAAAAAFLERAAALTPDPARRAARTLAAAGAKLRSGAPDAALGLLSLAEAGPLDPLQGGRLELLRAEITFATSRGSDAPPLLIRAARRLEPLDPRLARETHLQALEAAMFAGRLGGGRGVLDAAEAARLAPPVRGAPRAVDLLLDGLATLLTDGWAAGVPLLRRALGTFQEDDEVRWLGLAWSTAADVWDDDATYALAIREVERAREAGALSRLPIALNQLAGLNVHAGEFATAAVLIEEAAAITEATAGARVSYGALKLAAWRGREAETAALIDACVRDAEARGEGMLITFTEYATAVLENGRGNYAEALAAARQACEHQELFATRVLPEYIEAAVRAGEPELAAAALVRLSEQTQASGTEWALGFEARCRALLSDGEVADELHREAIERLGRCRATAQLARAHLLYGEWLRRERRRVEAREQLRTARDMFVSMGAEGFAARADRELLATGEHARKRSVETAYELTPQELQIAGLAQAGHSNQVIAARLFISPRTVEYHLHKVFTKLGIASRTQLDQAPLMELTGTPEHTPGRPAAAARDGANPEAARPAHHRRSDPPEGTSPAAAARPAGVGLVGRPVHAEAMRSTRAAMASTSSISGAAMARSPARRWAATSPTKEPITPTASADRGLLSFRTAAERDP
- a CDS encoding MEDS domain-containing protein, with translation MTAALDFGIPGLNLAPGDHVCALYMGAAERDAILFPFLQAGLRSGHTCICMIDDRTEVVRAGLCDGADVDACIASGQLEIHTSPAAHQGVVAGRFTPEDMIHFLEDWVGRAMHGDVQFARVVGEMTWGLRDLTGLDELWRFESEFNRYVLRYPQWGLCLYDLERFGGGILVDVLKTHPKILLGGMVLHNPHYLTPDEFLAQRS
- a CDS encoding DinB family protein, with amino-acid sequence MAGHDPKADLLRSLQAAREALLWKLDGLSEYDVRRPMTPTGTNLLGLVKHVANVEFGYFGETFGRRPAEPLSWFEEGAEPNADMWATAAETREQIVGLYHRAWAHADATIEALPLDALGHVPWFPEDRREVTLHRILVHVIAETNRHAGHADIARELIDGVVGLRRDNSNMAPGDPDWWEGYRGRLEHAAHEASAGTTR